The following proteins come from a genomic window of Paucimonas lemoignei:
- the fecI_6 gene encoding extracytoplasmic-function sigma-70 factor, whose amino-acid sequence MPEQLSTSTCDSPLLQAFVENRLILVKIAARITGCRSRAEDVVQDAFFRLQSAPQITSSIKAQLSYLFQIVRNLAIDHYRKQALEQKYSGSEEEGLNVVIHGASPETSHINFTTLETIADALTELPSRTRYAFEMYRLHGVPQKDIAKELGVSPTLVNFMIRDALVHCRKVSLQEARAVRR is encoded by the coding sequence ATGCCGGAACAACTATCCACAAGTACGTGCGATTCACCGTTACTCCAGGCGTTTGTCGAAAACCGCCTGATTCTGGTCAAGATTGCCGCTCGCATCACCGGGTGTCGGTCCAGAGCCGAAGACGTGGTGCAGGATGCATTCTTCCGTTTGCAGTCGGCACCGCAGATCACCTCCTCCATCAAAGCCCAGCTCAGCTACCTGTTTCAGATCGTGCGCAACCTGGCCATCGATCACTATCGCAAACAGGCGCTGGAGCAGAAGTATTCGGGCAGCGAGGAAGAAGGATTGAATGTCGTGATCCACGGTGCATCGCCGGAAACGTCGCACATCAACTTCACGACCCTTGAAACCATTGCCGACGCGCTGACCGAGCTGCCAAGCCGCACGCGCTACGCGTTTGAAATGTATCGCCTGCACGGCGTGCCGCAGAAGGACATCGCCAAAGAGCTGGGCGTCTCCCCGACGCTGGTGAACTTCATGATCCGCGATGCCCTGGTGCACTGCCGCAAGGTATCGCTGCAGGAAGCCCGGGCTGTGCGCCGCTGA
- the fabF2 gene encoding 3-oxoacyl-(acyl carrier protein) synthase II: MSSQRIVVTGMGLVTPLGTGVEAVWQRLLAGRSGIVRLAEEFVADLPGKIGGRVPLLVDDAEAGFDADGAVPAKEQKKMDRFILFALAAAKQAIDQAGWVAHSEHAKERTATIIGSGIGGFGTIAEAVRTTDSRGPRRLSPFTIPSFLVNLAAGHVSIQHGFKGPLGAPVTACAAGVQAIGDAARMIRCGEADIAICGGAEAAIDRVSLAGFAAARALSSGFNDTPERASRPFDRNRDGFVMGEGAGILVIESLEHALARGAQPIVELVGYGTSADAYHLTAGPEDGSGAQRAMRAALRQAGIDAAQVQHLNAHATSTPVGDKGEMAAIKALFGAQQSIAVTSTKSATGHLLGAAGGIEAIFTALALRDQIAPATLNFEHPDEAAEGLDIVHGAARAMDIEYALSNGFGFGGVNASLLLRRWQG; this comes from the coding sequence ATGAGCAGTCAACGTATCGTGGTCACCGGCATGGGGCTGGTGACGCCGTTGGGCACTGGGGTTGAAGCGGTCTGGCAGCGTCTGTTGGCGGGTCGCTCGGGTATCGTCCGGCTCGCGGAGGAGTTCGTTGCGGATTTGCCAGGCAAGATCGGTGGCCGGGTGCCGCTGCTGGTCGATGATGCCGAGGCAGGTTTTGATGCCGACGGTGCAGTGCCTGCCAAAGAACAGAAGAAAATGGACCGCTTCATTCTCTTTGCCCTGGCGGCCGCAAAGCAGGCCATTGATCAGGCCGGTTGGGTTGCCCATAGCGAGCATGCGAAAGAGCGCACGGCAACCATCATTGGTTCGGGTATCGGCGGCTTTGGCACTATCGCCGAGGCGGTCCGTACTACTGACAGTCGCGGCCCTCGGCGTTTATCACCCTTCACCATTCCATCGTTTCTGGTCAATTTGGCGGCGGGGCATGTGTCTATTCAACACGGCTTCAAAGGCCCTCTGGGCGCACCCGTCACGGCGTGTGCCGCAGGCGTGCAGGCCATCGGTGATGCCGCGCGCATGATTCGGTGCGGCGAAGCCGACATCGCGATCTGTGGCGGAGCCGAGGCGGCCATTGATCGCGTCAGCCTCGCCGGGTTTGCTGCCGCCCGCGCGTTATCCAGTGGTTTCAATGACACCCCTGAGCGCGCTTCACGGCCCTTTGATCGGAACCGCGACGGTTTTGTGATGGGCGAGGGCGCGGGCATTCTGGTGATTGAATCCCTGGAGCATGCATTGGCTCGTGGCGCCCAGCCGATCGTTGAGCTGGTGGGGTATGGCACCAGTGCCGATGCCTACCACCTGACGGCTGGGCCCGAAGATGGCAGTGGCGCTCAGCGAGCTATGCGCGCAGCCCTCAGGCAGGCCGGGATCGATGCTGCGCAGGTGCAGCATCTCAACGCCCACGCGACGTCGACCCCGGTGGGCGACAAAGGCGAGATGGCGGCGATCAAGGCGCTGTTTGGCGCTCAACAGTCCATCGCGGTGACTTCCACCAAGTCAGCGACGGGGCATCTGCTGGGTGCAGCTGGAGGCATCGAAGCCATTTTCACTGCATTGGCGCTTCGTGATCAGATCGCTCCGGCCACTTTGAATTTCGAGCACCCGGACGAAGCCGCAGAAGGCCTGGATATTGTTCACGGCGCAGCGCGGGCCATGGACATCGAATACGCCTTGTCCAACGGCTTCGGGTTCGGCGGCGTCAATGCCAGCCTGTTGCTACGGCGCTGGCAGGGTTGA
- a CDS encoding UDP-glucose 4-epimerase, whose product MNGLPAMIAITGATGFVGGALVRHLAERPAFKVRVATRTTYIPPNHNVEQVQIDNLTPDSNWADFVSNVEVVVHAAARVHVLMDGAEDPEGEYFQVNVASTLNLAEQAAAAGVKRFIFISSIKVNGESTLPGVPFTADQPASPVDPYGVSKFKAEQGLRELSGRTSMEVVIIRPVLVYGPGVKANFLNMIRWLDKGVPLPLGSVNNRRSLVALDNLVDLIATCALHPAAANQTFLVSDGCDLSTTDLLRQVAKSLGKPARLLPVPVWLLTAAASTMGKKAISQRLCGSLEVDIAKTCTMLDWTPPSSVEAAMNKTVRYFLEHKE is encoded by the coding sequence ATGAATGGCCTACCCGCCATGATCGCTATTACCGGCGCAACAGGTTTCGTCGGTGGGGCTTTGGTGCGACACCTTGCAGAGCGACCGGCATTCAAGGTGAGGGTGGCCACGCGCACAACTTATATTCCACCCAATCACAACGTTGAGCAGGTTCAGATAGATAACCTGACGCCTGACTCGAACTGGGCGGATTTTGTCAGCAATGTAGAGGTGGTTGTTCACGCCGCTGCCAGGGTCCATGTATTGATGGACGGGGCAGAAGATCCGGAAGGTGAGTATTTTCAGGTCAATGTTGCCTCGACGTTGAATCTCGCAGAGCAGGCAGCAGCGGCAGGGGTGAAGAGGTTTATCTTCATCAGTTCGATAAAGGTCAATGGTGAGTCAACGCTTCCAGGCGTTCCCTTCACCGCCGACCAACCTGCCAGCCCGGTTGATCCGTACGGTGTGTCCAAATTCAAGGCAGAGCAGGGCTTGCGTGAGCTTTCCGGGCGCACCTCGATGGAGGTGGTGATCATTCGTCCCGTGCTGGTCTATGGGCCTGGAGTCAAGGCCAACTTCTTGAACATGATCCGCTGGCTGGACAAGGGAGTGCCGCTTCCGTTGGGTTCGGTGAATAACCGGCGTAGCCTGGTTGCTCTCGACAACCTGGTGGATCTGATTGCGACCTGCGCGTTGCATCCGGCAGCGGCCAACCAGACCTTTCTGGTCAGCGACGGTTGCGATCTTTCCACAACTGATCTTCTGCGTCAGGTCGCCAAGTCGCTGGGGAAACCGGCGCGCTTGCTTCCGGTGCCTGTCTGGCTACTGACAGCTGCCGCTTCGACCATGGGTAAAAAGGCTATTTCGCAACGCCTTTGCGGTTCTTTGGAGGTTGATATAGCCAAAACCTGTACGATGCTCGACTGGACGCCACCCTCCAGCGTCGAGGCCGCTATGAACAAGACAGTGCGTTATTTTCTGGAACATAAAGAATGA
- a CDS encoding transcriptional regulator, TetR family — protein sequence MRYAQDHKAVTHERIIQEASARFRRDGIGATGLQPLMKALGLTHGGFYAHFKSKDELVEKALRCAADQATEYSSKAFSEEDGLAAFVDMYLSDTHRDAPEKGCPLPTMAAELGQRGQPSTITDELMQAHLGSLDNALLNSESEVNSVVMLSTLVGALMLSRSTQDPALSARILQTARDWLKHQGDKA from the coding sequence ATGCGGTACGCGCAAGATCACAAAGCTGTGACCCACGAACGGATCATTCAGGAAGCTTCTGCACGGTTTCGTCGTGACGGCATCGGCGCGACAGGCCTGCAACCGTTGATGAAAGCGCTGGGCCTGACCCATGGCGGGTTTTATGCCCACTTCAAATCCAAGGATGAGCTGGTCGAAAAAGCGCTGCGCTGTGCCGCCGATCAGGCCACCGAATACTCCAGCAAGGCGTTCTCGGAGGAGGATGGCCTGGCGGCTTTCGTGGACATGTACCTGAGCGACACCCATCGCGACGCGCCGGAAAAAGGCTGCCCGCTGCCAACCATGGCAGCAGAGCTGGGCCAGCGCGGGCAACCCAGCACGATCACCGATGAGCTTATGCAGGCACATTTGGGGTCGCTGGATAACGCGCTGCTCAACTCGGAGTCAGAGGTGAACAGCGTGGTGATGTTGTCCACCCTGGTGGGCGCGCTGATGCTATCGCGCAGCACTCAGGACCCGGCGCTGTCCGCGCGGATCCTGCAGACCGCCCGTGACTGGCTCAAGCATCAGGGCGACAAGGCCTGA
- the iucB gene encoding putative N(6)-hydroxylysine O-acetyltransferase, with protein sequence MPQSLPVTASPLPRPSKPVGEVYRRYDGRLGSWISLRTLHLHHDLERFHRWQNNPRVAQFWQEQGPLEQHRQYLLKLADDPHALTLIGCFDDQPFAYFEAYWAQEDRIGPFCSAGDYDRGIHMLVGEENHRGPHKVASWLSTLVHYLFSDDARTQRIVSEPRADNAKMIAYMQGQGFVREKEFDFPHKRAALMTLDRQRFHEQCDWV encoded by the coding sequence ATGCCTCAGTCGTTACCTGTAACCGCCAGCCCGCTGCCGCGTCCCTCCAAGCCTGTTGGTGAGGTCTATCGACGTTACGACGGTCGGCTGGGATCCTGGATTTCCCTGCGAACGCTGCACCTCCATCATGATCTGGAGCGATTTCACCGCTGGCAGAACAATCCTCGTGTGGCGCAGTTCTGGCAAGAGCAAGGACCGCTGGAGCAGCACCGGCAGTACCTGCTCAAGCTCGCTGACGATCCCCATGCATTGACCTTGATCGGTTGCTTTGACGACCAGCCGTTTGCCTACTTTGAAGCCTATTGGGCTCAAGAGGATCGCATCGGGCCGTTCTGCAGTGCGGGTGATTATGATCGGGGGATTCACATGCTGGTGGGCGAGGAAAACCATCGCGGCCCGCACAAGGTCGCCAGTTGGTTATCGACGCTGGTGCACTACCTGTTCAGCGATGATGCACGGACCCAGCGGATCGTCAGCGAGCCGAGAGCCGACAACGCCAAGATGATCGCTTACATGCAGGGGCAGGGTTTCGTGCGGGAGAAGGAATTCGATTTCCCGCATAAGCGTGCGGCGCTGATGACCCTGGATCGTCAGCGGTTTCATGAGCAGTGTGACTGGGTTTAA
- the mbtH gene encoding MbtH-like protein — MVFDREDLTFQVVCNHEEQYSIWPDYKAIPTGWRAVGMKGLKKECLEYIEQHWTDMRPLSLRQKMDQDKVVA, encoded by the coding sequence ATGGTATTTGACCGCGAAGACCTCACGTTTCAGGTGGTGTGCAACCACGAAGAGCAATATTCCATCTGGCCTGATTACAAAGCGATCCCCACGGGCTGGCGTGCGGTGGGCATGAAGGGGTTGAAGAAGGAATGCCTGGAATACATCGAGCAGCACTGGACTGACATGCGTCCGCTGAGCCTGCGACAGAAGATGGATCAGGACAAAGTGGTGGCCTGA
- the pvdG gene encoding thioesterase PvdG, with translation MVYSRWRRVLPAWLEVHPLELPGRGMRMNEPLHTDIRQLAMQLAREVQRQQLDSPEQPYALFGHSLGGLLAYELAHALLTLQVAPPLCLFASATAGPARRDVSDYRQAKTDAELIERLRSLQGTSEEALADPELMALMLPILRADFLLCGSFEYQIREPLPLPLHVFGGKQDSVRVEELLDWQDETLAGFSLDLFEGHHFFLHDQQAPLLRCVQRYAEQHLMRASGQRSPAAAS, from the coding sequence ATGGTCTACAGCCGTTGGCGGCGGGTCCTGCCGGCCTGGCTTGAAGTGCATCCGCTGGAGTTGCCCGGCCGTGGCATGCGCATGAACGAGCCGTTGCACACCGACATCCGCCAGCTGGCCATGCAACTGGCCCGAGAGGTCCAGCGCCAGCAGCTCGATAGCCCCGAGCAACCCTACGCATTGTTTGGCCACAGCCTGGGCGGCTTGCTTGCCTATGAGCTGGCCCATGCGTTGCTGACGTTGCAGGTCGCGCCGCCGCTGTGTCTGTTTGCCTCGGCCACCGCCGGGCCTGCGCGCCGGGACGTCAGCGATTATCGCCAGGCCAAGACCGATGCCGAGTTGATCGAGCGGCTGCGCAGCCTGCAAGGCACCAGCGAAGAAGCCCTCGCCGACCCGGAGTTGATGGCACTGATGCTGCCGATCCTGCGCGCCGACTTCCTGCTCTGCGGCAGCTTTGAATACCAGATCCGGGAACCCTTGCCGTTGCCGCTGCATGTGTTCGGCGGCAAGCAGGACAGCGTTCGCGTTGAGGAACTACTCGACTGGCAAGACGAAACCCTGGCGGGCTTCTCCCTGGACCTCTTCGAAGGCCATCACTTTTTCCTCCATGACCAGCAAGCCCCGCTGCTGCGCTGTGTGCAGCGTTATGCCGAGCAGCATCTGATGCGTGCCAGTGGGCAGCGTTCACCTGCGGCGGCCAGCTGA
- the wbpL gene encoding glycosyltransferase WbpL: MSEWYWIALAGCLSLMLTAGLRRYAVSRSLIDIPNGRSSHTVPTPRGGGVAIVVTFLLAVLLLAVQQQMAMASVMAFVGAGGLIAVVGFMDDHGHIAARWRLLGHFIAAAWALYWLGGLAPLNILGTAIDLGLIGNVLAAFYLVWMLNLYNFMDGIDGIASVEAVCACMGACLIYTMCGYPDLIGLPLLLAAAVAGFLFWNFPPAKIFMGDAGSGFLGLVLGLLSLQAAWVSSQLFWAWLILLGVFIVDATFTLVRRLIRGDKVYEAHRSHAYQFASRRFGHLRVTWAVGLINAFWLLPVALWVALTGNEGLLGISVAYAPLIALAIKFKAGQLESVDNAAG, translated from the coding sequence ATGAGTGAGTGGTATTGGATCGCTCTGGCAGGCTGCTTGTCGTTGATGCTGACGGCAGGCCTTCGCCGCTACGCGGTATCCAGAAGCCTGATAGACATCCCGAACGGCCGTAGCTCTCATACGGTCCCGACGCCAAGAGGGGGTGGGGTAGCAATCGTTGTGACCTTTCTGCTGGCAGTGCTTCTATTAGCAGTGCAGCAGCAGATGGCAATGGCTTCTGTAATGGCTTTCGTCGGCGCAGGCGGCTTGATCGCAGTGGTGGGCTTCATGGATGACCACGGGCATATCGCCGCCCGCTGGCGTCTACTGGGGCATTTCATCGCCGCCGCGTGGGCGCTGTACTGGTTGGGTGGGCTGGCCCCGCTGAACATCCTGGGCACTGCCATCGATCTGGGTTTGATCGGCAACGTCCTTGCTGCGTTCTACCTGGTCTGGATGCTTAACCTTTATAACTTCATGGACGGCATCGACGGTATCGCCAGCGTCGAAGCGGTTTGTGCTTGCATGGGCGCCTGCCTGATCTACACGATGTGCGGCTATCCTGATTTGATCGGTTTGCCGCTGCTGTTGGCGGCTGCGGTGGCTGGCTTCCTGTTCTGGAACTTCCCCCCTGCGAAGATTTTCATGGGGGATGCGGGGAGCGGTTTTCTTGGCTTGGTGCTGGGTCTGCTGTCACTCCAGGCGGCATGGGTGTCCTCCCAGCTGTTCTGGGCCTGGCTGATTTTGCTGGGTGTGTTTATTGTCGACGCCACCTTCACCCTTGTGCGACGTTTGATTCGGGGCGACAAGGTGTATGAGGCTCATCGTAGCCACGCATATCAGTTCGCTTCGCGACGTTTTGGCCATCTGCGTGTCACATGGGCAGTAGGCCTTATCAATGCATTCTGGCTACTGCCGGTGGCATTGTGGGTAGCCTTGACTGGCAACGAGGGCTTGCTTGGGATTAGTGTTGCTTATGCGCCTCTGATCGCCCTCGCCATCAAGTTCAAGGCCGGTCAACTAGAGTCCGTTGATAATGCGGCCGGTTGA
- a CDS encoding competence protein ComEA helix-hairpin-helix region — protein sequence MRKTIVYSLLFALLGSASVAATAASDISSSMGSSTNATASAMKSSMAPAMHDQMMGKVNINTADAETLQKELSGIGKGKALAIVAYREANGEFTSVDELIEVKGIGKAILDKNREKLSVQ from the coding sequence ATGCGTAAAACTATCGTGTACTCTTTGTTGTTTGCTTTACTGGGTTCCGCCTCTGTGGCTGCCACGGCAGCTTCGGATATATCGTCTTCCATGGGCAGTTCGACGAACGCTACCGCTTCGGCGATGAAGTCATCCATGGCACCGGCCATGCATGACCAGATGATGGGCAAGGTCAATATCAACACCGCGGACGCCGAAACCCTGCAAAAAGAGCTGTCCGGCATCGGCAAGGGCAAGGCACTTGCAATCGTGGCTTATCGCGAAGCCAACGGTGAGTTCACCTCGGTGGACGAGTTGATTGAGGTCAAAGGGATCGGCAAGGCCATTCTCGACAAGAACCGCGAAAAGCTTTCCGTTCAATAA
- the capD2 gene encoding polysaccharide biosynthesis protein CapD: protein MLEGIMEKLRAFLLALPRRQKRIIQVTADVFLVWAALWMAFVVRLGVDDLINPFETHTWLFVLAPIVAIPLFIRIGLYRAVMRYFGNDALIAIIKAVSLSALILGCLVYFYSNHKQIVPRSIMFNYWWLSMVMIGGLRLAMRQYFLGDWFSAAQHVPFTNRDDGLPKVAIYGAGAAGNQLVAALRMGRLMRPVAFIDDDESITNRMISGLQVYKPRHIQRMMEVTGAQEILLAIPSSTRGRRREILGFLEGFPLHVRSVPGFMDLAAGRVKVDDLQEVDIADLLGRDSVPAQDDLLERCIKGHTVMVTGAGGSIGSELCRQILLLGPTTLLLFDHSEFNLYTIASELEERVARLSLPVRLLPILGSIRNHPRLLDIMKTWGVTTVYHAAAYKHVPMVEHNIAEGVMNNVVGTLNTAQAALQAGVANFVLISTDKAVRPTNVMGSTKRLAELTLQALSLEAAPVMFGDKSNVYQVNKTRFVMVRFGNVLGSSGSVIPLFHKQIQSGGPLTVTHPKITRYFMTIPEAAQLVIQAGSMGQGGDVFVLDMGEPVKIIELAEKMVHLSGLSIRSEKNPHGDISIEFTGLRPGEKLYEELLIGDNVVSTEHPMIMSAHEDHLSWEVLKRCLDRLLEAVEDDDYTRVRHLLRETVSGYAPDGEIVDWLYQERRQDPRL, encoded by the coding sequence GTGCTTGAAGGAATCATGGAAAAATTACGAGCTTTTTTATTGGCGTTGCCACGCCGTCAAAAGCGAATAATTCAGGTTACCGCCGACGTATTTCTGGTTTGGGCCGCGCTATGGATGGCTTTTGTCGTCCGCCTGGGCGTGGACGACCTGATCAACCCCTTCGAAACCCATACCTGGCTGTTTGTCCTCGCGCCCATTGTTGCCATCCCGCTGTTCATCCGCATCGGGCTTTATCGAGCGGTGATGCGCTATTTCGGTAATGATGCGCTGATAGCCATCATCAAGGCTGTTAGCCTTTCCGCGCTGATTCTTGGCTGTCTGGTCTACTTCTACAGCAACCACAAACAGATTGTCCCGCGCTCCATCATGTTCAATTACTGGTGGTTGAGCATGGTGATGATCGGCGGGTTGCGCCTGGCCATGCGTCAATATTTTCTCGGCGACTGGTTTTCGGCTGCCCAACACGTGCCATTCACCAACCGCGACGACGGTCTGCCGAAGGTGGCTATCTACGGTGCAGGCGCTGCGGGCAATCAGTTGGTGGCTGCATTGCGAATGGGGCGGCTGATGCGGCCGGTTGCTTTCATCGACGATGACGAGTCGATCACCAACCGTATGATTTCCGGATTACAGGTTTATAAGCCACGACACATCCAGCGCATGATGGAAGTCACCGGCGCTCAGGAAATCCTGTTGGCCATTCCATCGTCCACTCGCGGTCGCCGCCGGGAGATCCTGGGCTTTCTCGAAGGCTTCCCGCTGCATGTGCGAAGCGTTCCCGGGTTCATGGACCTGGCGGCGGGCCGGGTAAAAGTCGACGACCTTCAGGAAGTCGACATCGCCGACCTGTTGGGCCGCGACTCGGTGCCCGCTCAAGATGATCTGCTGGAACGCTGCATCAAGGGCCATACCGTGATGGTGACCGGTGCTGGGGGCTCCATTGGCTCCGAGTTGTGCCGACAGATATTGCTGCTGGGGCCGACCACGCTGCTGCTGTTCGACCACAGCGAGTTCAACCTGTACACCATTGCGTCAGAGCTTGAAGAGCGGGTTGCACGCTTGTCGCTACCCGTAAGGCTGCTGCCGATACTGGGCTCCATTCGCAATCACCCCCGGTTGCTCGACATCATGAAAACCTGGGGCGTGACTACCGTATATCACGCGGCAGCGTACAAGCATGTGCCGATGGTGGAGCACAACATCGCCGAAGGCGTCATGAACAATGTGGTGGGTACGCTCAATACGGCGCAGGCGGCGCTGCAAGCGGGCGTTGCCAACTTCGTGCTGATCTCCACCGACAAGGCCGTGCGGCCGACTAATGTCATGGGCAGTACCAAGCGTCTGGCGGAGTTGACCCTGCAGGCTCTGAGCCTTGAAGCTGCACCGGTGATGTTTGGCGACAAGAGCAATGTGTATCAGGTCAACAAGACCCGCTTTGTGATGGTGCGCTTTGGCAACGTACTGGGCTCGTCCGGGTCGGTCATCCCGCTGTTTCACAAGCAGATTCAGTCCGGTGGACCGTTGACGGTCACGCACCCGAAAATCACTCGTTACTTCATGACCATTCCCGAAGCGGCCCAGCTGGTGATCCAGGCCGGATCCATGGGGCAGGGTGGCGATGTATTCGTGCTGGATATGGGCGAACCGGTCAAGATTATCGAGCTGGCCGAGAAAATGGTGCACTTGTCGGGTCTTAGCATTCGTTCCGAGAAAAACCCCCACGGTGATATTTCGATAGAGTTCACCGGCTTGCGTCCTGGCGAGAAGTTATACGAAGAGTTGCTGATTGGCGATAACGTCGTGTCTACCGAACATCCTATGATCATGAGCGCCCACGAAGATCATCTGTCATGGGAAGTATTAAAGCGGTGTCTGGATCGCTTGCTCGAAGCCGTTGAAGACGACGATTACACTCGGGTCAGGCATCTATTGCGCGAGACGGTCAGTGGCTATGCCCCTGACGGCGAGATCGTTGACTGGCTTTATCAGGAACGTCGACAGGATCCTCGTTTGTAA
- a CDS encoding metallo-beta-lactamase — translation MSYPSVIHHGGVESVTGSCHELEVDPLNSLLIDCGLRLDGVTDQPVHPFSRPSTVKALVLTHAHIDHVGRIPDLLAAGYRGPIICSEPCARMLMLALQDASKHSFSYDEHQVERYLALVQQMTVTLPFDSWYEVINTPASVVKVRLQRAGHILGSAYVECDVHYPEEQRRKRIVFSGDLGSSVNPLLCSPKSPEQADVLILESTYGDRLHEDRSSRQSRLEAVIDKALLDKGTVLVPAFSIGRTQELLYEIEDILRRKALIDGSDRDGGENGIDWPELPVILDSPLASRFTDIYREFKGYWNPAAQERLSQGRTPLSFRQLITIDSHDKHLQVVNYLSSTGRPAIVIAGNGMCSGGRIVNYLKAMLHDARHNVVFIGYQAERSPGAAIQKYGPRSGYVELDNERYDINSGVTNVGGYSAHADQQELLQFVTRMSVWPEEIRLVHGEANAKKTLAGLLERKYSLKKTPLKLVIPKGR, via the coding sequence ATGAGTTATCCATCCGTCATCCATCATGGTGGCGTAGAAAGCGTTACGGGCTCATGCCATGAATTGGAGGTTGATCCGCTCAATAGCCTCCTGATCGATTGTGGCCTGCGTCTGGATGGCGTAACAGATCAGCCAGTTCACCCGTTCTCTCGACCTTCTACCGTAAAGGCGCTGGTACTCACCCATGCCCATATTGATCATGTGGGGCGTATTCCCGACCTGCTGGCTGCTGGTTACAGAGGGCCGATAATCTGCAGCGAACCGTGCGCGCGAATGCTGATGCTGGCGCTACAGGATGCCAGCAAGCATTCGTTCAGCTACGACGAGCATCAGGTGGAGCGCTACCTCGCACTGGTGCAGCAGATGACCGTCACTTTGCCATTCGACTCCTGGTACGAAGTCATCAACACGCCTGCGTCTGTGGTAAAGGTTCGTCTTCAGCGCGCAGGGCACATTCTCGGTTCTGCCTATGTGGAGTGTGACGTTCATTATCCTGAAGAGCAGCGGCGCAAACGTATCGTCTTTTCCGGCGATCTGGGTTCATCGGTTAATCCGCTGCTCTGCAGTCCCAAGTCTCCTGAACAGGCCGATGTGCTTATTCTGGAAAGCACCTACGGCGACCGGCTCCATGAGGATCGCAGTTCTCGGCAATCGCGGCTGGAGGCCGTCATTGACAAGGCGCTGCTTGATAAAGGCACTGTGTTAGTACCGGCGTTCAGCATTGGGCGCACCCAGGAGTTGTTGTATGAGATCGAAGATATACTGCGTCGCAAAGCGCTGATTGATGGCAGTGACAGGGATGGCGGTGAGAACGGCATCGATTGGCCTGAGTTACCTGTGATTCTTGATTCACCCTTGGCAAGCCGCTTCACCGACATCTATCGGGAGTTCAAGGGCTATTGGAATCCTGCAGCTCAAGAGCGTCTGAGTCAGGGCCGTACGCCTTTGAGTTTCAGGCAGCTTATAACCATAGACAGTCATGATAAACACCTGCAGGTGGTCAACTACCTGTCCAGTACCGGGCGCCCCGCGATAGTGATTGCAGGCAATGGCATGTGTTCAGGCGGGCGTATCGTCAATTACCTCAAGGCGATGTTGCATGATGCTCGACACAATGTTGTATTCATCGGCTATCAAGCTGAACGTAGCCCAGGCGCCGCCATTCAAAAGTATGGTCCTCGTTCTGGTTATGTTGAACTCGACAATGAGCGGTATGACATAAACTCAGGCGTTACTAACGTGGGTGGCTATTCTGCGCATGCTGATCAACAGGAGCTACTCCAGTTTGTGACTCGGATGAGTGTGTGGCCCGAAGAAATACGATTGGTTCATGGTGAAGCGAATGCCAAGAAAACACTGGCTGGGTTACTTGAGCGTAAGTACTCATTGAAAAAGACACCGCTGAAATTGGTAATCCCTAAAGGTCGTTGA